TTACCGATGAAGGAATAGCTATACCGCAAAAAGAACTATATTCTATTTTCGAAGCTTTTAAAGTTAGTTCTAGGACTAAAACACCCGCTGGGGGTAGGGGCATAGGTCTCGCTCTTTGCAAGGGGGCTGTAGAGGCTCATAAAGGGCAAATATGGTGTAAAAGCAATGGTAAGAAAGGATCTACCTTTGCTTTTACTCTGCCGATAAACAGCTAATTTTACAAAACGGATTTTTCAAGATTTTTTACCTCTCTTACTTCTTGTAACTTAATAAGCATAGCAAGAGTCTTTTCAAATTTTCTGTCTAAATGACTCTCGTATCTAGAGTATTTATCAAGTTCTTTATCTGTTAAAAAAGACTTGCCTAAAATTTGCTGTTTAATTTTAGATCTATTTTCAAGCTCATAGATACGTTTTTCATAATACTTTTTAGCGTCTTTTGTCCAAGATAATAATCCTTCTGCCGTAGATGAAGAAATATCGTTCTCCTCATCATTAAGCCAATCATTTTTCCAGTTGGTCTGATCTTCTTCGTGTAGAGCGGATAATCCATTTTCATAAGAGTTTGTTTCTTTTAAAATCCGTATTGCTACTAGGCAATGTTCAAAACATTCCTTAGCTATTCTTAATTCATCTTCAGTTTCATTTTCACTAGATAATATCGCTTCTTTTATATTAAAGTTTTCTATTTCATACGATCTTGCCAGCAAAGCATCTTTTGCAGAATCATTACTACCAAAACTATCTCTTCCTACATTTCTACTTAACGATGATTGTAAACTACTCATCTCAGCATACTTAAGACGCATTTTACGCCATATAATTCCTGCCAATTCTTCAACTAAATGCTCTTCAGTTGTACTATTAGGATTATATTCTCTAACCAAAGAACTAAGAAGAGAATCATAATCCTCTCTATTTTCCCAGTGCATTACAGTGTATTTTGAAAGTATACCGTGTTTTAAGGCATTGTATTTTGAAGCATCATAACCAAACACTGTTAACACAGCATTGTTGTCTTCAACAAAATTTATATTTTTTGCTAACATATAACTAATTATTATTTTTTTAATTTAGCTAGGATTTTACAATAAAAGCCTTTAATTCGTCTATCCTTATTTGTTTATTACAAAATAATTTCAGTATTTCTTTTGAATACTTATTCTACCTTTAACCAATCAATCTTAGGTGCTTTTTGTTAATTCATTCTTTTTTAATAGGATATCTCGTAAAGTTAAAAATTCAGCTTCATTACGAGATAACTTCCCTTCAAATTCTATGATAGCAGCACGCTCTTCTACTAGAATTTTATCATCATAATTTAACTCATCGCAATATTTTTCAAAATTTAGCACTTCTCCACCTAAAGTGTCTAAAGTACCTAAAGTTTGTAATATCAAATATTTATTTTCAAATTGCTTAAAGTTAAATTTAGGAAATATATTCATAAAATTATTAATTCTTTATGATTTTAAACGCATTTTTTCTCATTTTTCCCTTTATTAATGTTGGTTCGTCTTGCTTTTTAAGCCAGCCATGATCTATTAATATAGTAACAATTTTTGATGCCGTTGCTTTTGTAGAAATTGCATTTAAGCCTCTTTGATATATATCCGGTAGCGATATATAATCCTCATCCCATTTATTATGCAGCCAATCAAGAAGCTTTTCAGCAAGTATTATATCTGGATCAATTACCCCATTGTTAAATAACCTTAGTGCTTCTTCTCCGTAGTATGACGCAATTTCAATTCCCATTTTTATGTATTGATAATCTAATTGTTTAACCTCTATATTGTCTATTGCAGCAAATGTAGCAGCTATTCTATACGCATGCTCTGGTAGCTTATTTGCAAAACCTTTAATAGACTCAAGAGACTTACTGGGAGCAAGCTCTTTTTCTATATGATCGGAAAACTCATTATAGGCATTTAATGCCTGACCTTCCATATTGATTATTCTTGGATTTAATTCGTTAGTACAACCATCTTTAATTGGCAAAGGTAATCTAAATATTTTATCAATTATTTGATTAAATGTAGTTAAGGCTTCAACGCTCTCAGATTTTACCTCGTGTTGAAATCTAGTACCTATTGTGGTTAGTGGATAACTAATTAGTAGCCTAGAACACAAACCTTGGTCTTTTAATGC
The genomic region above belongs to Candidatus Trichorickettsia mobilis and contains:
- a CDS encoding YfjI family protein, with protein sequence MLIIAIGMNIMMPFGEIKPISCFFLTIAESGERKTSCDNVMLKTVRDYEEELRKENSVDLQAWENDCTTWKREYELILREQKSTNGSRDIIKSKLDALGAKPVSPLVPLIVCPDPTFEGLCKLMITSRPSLGIFSSEGGQFVGGYGMSADNKIRTAAALSEMWDGEPIKRVRGGDGTIILAGKRLSMHLMVQPNIGTNFLSDIALKDQGLCSRLLISYPLTTIGTRFQHEVKSESVEALTTFNQIIDKIFRLPLPIKDGCTNELNPRIINMEGQALNAYNEFSDHIEKELAPSKSLESIKGFANKLPEHAYRIAATFAAIDNIEVKQLDYQYIKMGIEIASYYGEEALRLFNNGVIDPDIILAEKLLDWLHNKWDEDYISLPDIYQRGLNAISTKATASKIVTILIDHGWLKKQDEPTLIKGKMRKNAFKIIKN